The following nucleotide sequence is from Euzebyales bacterium.
CGGCGCGTGCCCACCCTCGTGGGCCTGGTGCTCATGTGGATCGCCCTGTGGGGCACCCTGTCGTTGGCCAATCTGCTGACCGGTGCGGCCGTGGCGCTGGCGGTCATGCTGTTCGCCCACCAGATCCAGCCGCGACCGGTGCAGCACCTCCAGCCGGCGGCGGCGCTGCAGTACCTGCGGACCTTCGCCAAGCAGCTGATCGTCGCCAACTGGCAGGTGATCAAGGCCGTGTTGCGACCCCACGAGATCCAACCCGGGATCCTCGCCGTGCCCCTGCACCATGCGTCGGACGCGGTCGTCACCCTCGTGGCCAACAGCATCACGCTGACGCCGGGCACGCTGACACTCGAAACCGACCGTCGGGGTGACGTCGCCATCCTCTACGTCCACGCGCTGGACCTGACCGACGCCGACGGCGTGCGCGAGGACATCGGCGAGCTCGAGGTGCTGGCCGTCGACGCCTTCGCCGGGCCGCAGGCGCAGGTGGTGCAGGCACGGACCCTGTCGGAGCTCGAGGAGGGTGAGGCGCCGACGTCCGCTGAGCCGTCCTCCCACGATGGCGCCGTGACAGGGACGTCGAACGACGGAGAGGAGCCGCAGTGACGATCGTGGTCAACGTCAGCCTCGGCATCCTCCTCCTGGCTGGGCTCCTGGCACTCGCCCGCGTCGTGCGGCCTCGTGCGACCGTCGCGGAGCGCATCGTGGCCCTCGACCTCGTGCTGCTCATCGTCGTGATGGGCATCGGGGTGTTCTCGATCGGGCGCGACACCGGCGTGTTCCTCGACGTGCTGGTCGTCGTCTCGCTCCTCGGGTTCGTCAGCACCATCACGGTCGCCCGGTTCATCGAGCGCAGGGGGATCTGACAATGATCGACGTCCTGGTCTCGATCCTCATCGCGCTCCTCGTGACCGCCGGCTGTCTGCTCGCGCTGATCGCCGCCGTGGGCCTGCACCGGTTCCCCGACCTGTTCTGCCGGATGCACGCCGCCACCAAGCCGGCGACGCTCGGGATGCTGTGCATCGCGCTGGGCGTCGGCATCGCCGTTCCCGTCCGTGGGTCGTTCGTCAAGCTGCTGCTCGTCGTCGTCCTGCAGCTCCTGACCGCCCCGGTGGCGGCGCACATGGTCGGCCGGGCCGCCTACACCTCCGGCATCGAGATGAGCGACGCAACCGTGATGGACGAGCTCGGTCGCGACCAGGGCACGCCGAACCGGTACGGCGCGGCGTCCTGACGCGGGCCACGACCGGTGGCCCTGCATGGCGTCGCCGTGGTCCCCCTGCAACCGCAGCCCTATGCTGTGGTGCGGTAGTGCACACGGACCGTGGGCGGGGTGAGCCGCCGGAGAGGCGATGAGCGAGCTGACGGGGACCACGTTCGCAGGACTTGAGGTTCGCGATGCCATCGGGCGTGATCTCGTCAGCACCGTCTACGAGGCGTTCGAGTCCGACGACGAGCGCGTCGTGGCGCTGCGCGTGGTCGCCGAGGACCTGTGCTCCGGTCAGGGCGAGGACCGCGAGCTTTACGGACGCTTCCTCCGTCGGGCCGCGGCCGCGCTGACGTTCGACCACCCCAACGCGCTGACGGTCGAGGAGGTCGGCGACCATTGGGGCCGCGGCTACCTGATCACGCCGCACGTCGATACGGTGCCGTTCGACGACTACATCGCGGAGCACGGTCCGCTGGAGTTCGGACCGGCGCTCGCGCTGTTCGGCCAGGTCGCCGACGTGCTCGACGCCGGGCGTCGGGCCGGCCTGACCCACGGCGCCCTGAACCCGACGACGCTGCGCATCGCAAGGCGGCTCGACGGAACGCCGACGGTCTGTCTGACCGGGTTCGGGATCGGCGCACTGCTCGAGTTGCGCCTGCGGCGGGACCGCAAGCACCTGCGTGACGTCGACGAACTGCTCTACGTCACACCGGAGCAGCTGCGCCGGCAGCCGGTGACGGGGCGCACGGACCAGTACGCGATGGCGTGTGCGCTCAAGCACGCCCTGACCGGCGAGCCGCCGTTCGTCCGCGACTCCGTCGGTGGTCTGTTCGGTGCCCACCTGTTCGTGATACCGGCGTTCGCCGACGGCAGCGACGCGGAGGCGGCGATCCTCAAGGCACTCGCCAAGGAGCCGCGCGAGCGCTACGCCACGTGCACGCAGCTGCTGTCGGATGTCAGCCGCGCCGGGCAGAGTGTCGCGAACCGCCGGCGGTCCGACAGTCGCCGCCAGCGGACGGTCGGGCACACCTGGCTGCGG
It contains:
- a CDS encoding monovalent cation/H+ antiporter complex subunit F, translating into MTIVVNVSLGILLLAGLLALARVVRPRATVAERIVALDLVLLIVVMGIGVFSIGRDTGVFLDVLVVVSLLGFVSTITVARFIERRGI
- the mnhG gene encoding monovalent cation/H(+) antiporter subunit G — protein: MIDVLVSILIALLVTAGCLLALIAAVGLHRFPDLFCRMHAATKPATLGMLCIALGVGIAVPVRGSFVKLLLVVVLQLLTAPVAAHMVGRAAYTSGIEMSDATVMDELGRDQGTPNRYGAAS
- a CDS encoding Na+/H+ antiporter subunit E, giving the protein RRVPTLVGLVLMWIALWGTLSLANLLTGAAVALAVMLFAHQIQPRPVQHLQPAAALQYLRTFAKQLIVANWQVIKAVLRPHEIQPGILAVPLHHASDAVVTLVANSITLTPGTLTLETDRRGDVAILYVHALDLTDADGVREDIGELEVLAVDAFAGPQAQVVQARTLSELEEGEAPTSAEPSSHDGAVTGTSNDGEEPQ